In Pongo pygmaeus isolate AG05252 chromosome 19, NHGRI_mPonPyg2-v2.0_pri, whole genome shotgun sequence, the genomic stretch GGAGTAGGGGGAGCCCATTCCTTTCTGCCTGGAAGTGGAATTCAGGAATGTGGGGAGCTGGTCTGAGAAGGGGCTGGGCTTTGCCGCCAAGCCGGgttgccccagccctgcccctccagGCCCAGGTCCTCTGCGCTGCTGTGGGATTTCCTCTTTGCCAGAACACTCTGTTCTCTGCACAACCGGAAACCCTCCCTGCCCCACTCACAGGTGGGCCAAACCGAGGCTTCTGGGCCCCGCGGATACACATTCTAGAtatgtacgtgtgtatatatatatgtatatatatatttatatatagctcgtatatagaatatatctgtatatatggtAGATGTGTGCGTGATACTCTAGATGGTGATGTGGAGACCTGCATGCTGGCTGGGCTGATAGAAACGGGGCTGGTTTATTCCCTAAGGGACTCCTAGACCTGTCCCGCTTCCTGCCAGCTGCTCAGCTAGGTCTCTCTCTAACAGTGAGTAGAAAAGCTAAGAAGAGTGGGCCCCACTCTGCGAGGAGGAAGGGTCCTCCACCCTGCCCGCCGCGCTGGGGTCAGCATCCAGGCAGCCAGTGCCGCCTCCCGGCAGCTCCAGGGGGGGACCGTGGCCGCCACAGAGGCCTCCTTCGGGGAAGTTGAGTCAGGGATTCCTCCAGCTTCCTTGGCACCCAGAAATGGAGCGTCAAGGAGGGTCTTCAGAACTCGGCCTTCTGCTCAAGGTGCTGCCAGGGAcggggatggagggaggggtcCTACGGCCCCGAAGAGGGCAGTGTGGCCGGTGGGCTGTGGACGAGATAGGAAGGGAAGGACATACGTTACCAGAGGCAGGGAAGGACCCTCGGAGGAAAGGGGGAGGACCTGGGGCTGGCGAGGCTCACTTCCTAACAAGAGATCTGGCACAGTGCAGTTGAAAGCAACCGTGAGACCCAAGTTCTAGTCTCTGTCCTGCTACGAACGtgctgtgtgatctcaggcaagtcTACTGGCCCATGGGAGCTCCGGATCTTTTTCTCTAAAATGTGGTCTGTCTCGTGACATAAACTGGGTAAAAAAGTGTTTCACAAACTGCAAAGCACAATACCAATGTGAGCTCTTTTTCCATTAATTCTGAAACGTGGCGCATTCTGTCGGGCCTGTCTCGTCCCTCCTCGGGCCACCCATCTGTATTCTCGTATTCTCGGTACACACAGCCCCCGCTGCAATCATTgcgcccccccccacccccccacccacgCAAAGGCGCACACCCTGGAGCAGAGACGGCTCAATAAACAGTGGCGCCTGGCCCACCCCTGCTTCCCTGATAAGAGAAGTTGGGCGAGGGCCTTCTAGGACTCTGCTCTGTAACTCCGTCCTGCCCTCGAGCCCATGGGGACCCTGGCAGCAGGGAGGCTCTGCAGGCTCAGGCCAGGGACACTAGGGGTGGGCTAGAGGATGTAAAGGGATGAGGGGACCACCCCACCACTTGACAGCTGGGAGCTAACCCCCATGGGATGCCAGTTTCCACGGTAGCCCATCTCCATTCAGTCCACAAGGAGCAGAAGTGGGCGGAGGAGGAGACTTCGGCCGTTTCAAAATGTTTGGGGTTTGGAGAGATCTCAGTCCCtagggcagggtggggagggcaggacGGGCAGCGTGCTGGGGAACTTGGGCCATGTGTTTCTGATTCACTGGGGCTCGCGCCCAGCCAGCTCTCTTTCCAGTCCCTCTTGGCCCTTGTAAAAAAGCCCTTTTCTCTGGAAGCAGGAAGTCTTGTGTCTTGGCTGTAAACAAACTCATCTTTGGCAGCAGAGCCTGCCTGGGGAGAGAGGTGGGAGCGCAAGCaagccccctcccctcctcttcccctgtCTTTTGCCTGGACCCTCTGGGTGACAGctggtggggggtgagggggcaACCACAGCTCTCCACACCCTGCCAGTGCCCTCCTCTGGTGGGCCAACATCTGCTTGTTTCCCATTGACTCCCAGGTCTCAGGCAGGCCAGGGCCCAGCTGTGCACATCTGGAGTTAGCCTGGCTCCAGCCAGCAGTTCCCGAGGACTCCACTCTCTTGGGGTGGTGCTGACGGGAGAGCGGGGAGGGGAGCAGGAGCCAGCCCGGGGCCAGTGTGGTCAGCAGCAGGAAGGGCAGGAGGCCTGGCGTCCCCAGCTGCCCTCAGGGGACCTCCTCCAGGAGTTGTGCCTGTGAACAGAAGGGCCGGCAGTCTTGGGGGCCTGTGCGGAGCCTGGCGGGAGACGCCGCCTTTTCCATGGGAAACTGCTGGGAATGTTTCTCTACCACGCGTGTCCCGGGCTGCTGGCTGACCTCTGCTTCCCATTCCCGCCTCCGCTCCTCTCGCTCCTTCCTACTCCAGCCCTGCCTCCGCCTCTCCATTCAGCTCCCAGAGTCAGCCTCCCCTTGGGGGCCCAGGGAGGCCGAGTGTTCCCAACCGCCACGTCTGGGGGCTAGCCCTCCCCTCACGCTCCGAGTCAGCAGGAGTCACAGAGGCCGGCCACCCTCCTTGAGCCACCTCCTGGGCCCAGAACTGGAAGCCCAGCCTCCAGGTCAGCCTGGAAGTAAACATCTCCCTGCTCGTGTGCGTGTGAGTGACACCCATGTAGCTGCCTCGTGGGCtggggtatatgtgtgtgtgtatatgtgtcctGGTGATCCTCCTGGCTCTACCCCTATTGAGGAAGAGGGCATTTAGCAGCGCTGGTCGGCATGAGATGAAAAAACAGCCCCTTGTGATTGGCACCCAGGGAGGAAGTGGCTGGGCTGACCTGGGCTGCCTCTGAGCCTGATGATCTGACCTTCCCGCCAGGAGCCTCTGGCACCTCTCTGCCTGGGCAGCTGTGGCTTTGGGTGCTCTGAGCTCTCCCTGGCTCTAGGGAAGGGGAAGGCTCTTTGGGAGGATTTTTGCTTAGGGCTCATGGCTCTGCGCAGCCTGAAGTCACAGGGGAGCCATCTTGAAGGCCTTTTCCTGTTATGCCTGTTCTTACATGTCAGACCCCAGGGTTGGCCTGCCTCAAGTGTGCCTGCCCAGGTGGTCTGCCCCAGGGCCCCAGGAGAGATGGGAGACCTCGGGGACAGCAGAGGACATGGCGGGGAGGCTGCCCAGCCCACCCTCACCCGCCTCCTCACGTGGTAGCGTTGGGGACctgctgcacccagcccactTCCTTGTAGGCAGCCGTCACGTGGCTGTAGATGAGGCCACGCAGCTTGGCCCAGGCTCTCTGCGTCTCAGGTGGGAAGTCATTGGCAAATTCCTCGGCGACCACCTCCAGAATGACCCCAGAGAGGATCTGGGGGcaaagggaggaaggggaagtgAATGCCTGGGCGCCCTGCGTCCCACAACCCCCAGGCCCCTCCGCCCCAGTGTGGCCAAGAGGATCATTCCTAACGCAATAGTCTGGCAGCTTTGGGAACCCGGTGCTCTCAGGACAAGGGTTGCCCTGGACCCAGCCCCTCCATCCTGCTGCCGGGCACTGCCCCTCCCTCTCGCAACCACTCCGGGGATCACCTCTGCTGCCCCAGAGAGCCCTCGCAGAGCCTGCGAGCTGCAGATGGCCATGACACGTGGGCGGTGGGGGCTCTGCAGCAGATCAGGGCGCATACCTTGAAGTACACGGGCTCCACCTTGTGCTTGAGGGCGTGGGCTTTCCCCACAAGGGCGAGCACAGAGGACACCTTGTCGGGGTCGTGCAGGTTCTCCACGACAGTGTTGAGGGCCCCCATGACTCGGCAGGCGTGCTTCCGCAGCTGGGGGCTCCGCTCCATCTCCAGGGGATCCTCCATGTGCTTGAACTGGCTGAAGTACTGCTTGGCCGAGGGGAAGTTCACAAAGAACCTGGCAAGAGGAACAGGGGTGGTCGCTGAAGCTGGAGGCTGCCTCGGGCCCACCCTGAAGCTGCCAGGATAGTGGGGGCTGAAGAAGTGGACCCCAGTGCCCCCCACCCCCGCACCGTCACTGTTTTCACTACCATCTGTAGACCTCAGCATAGACCCTCCTCGCTCTGGCCAAGCCGGCTCGCCCCTACCAAGTCTGGCCACGTCTATCTGCCAGGCTTGCTCAGGCTGGTGGCTTCCTCTCCCAGACCTCTGTCTTCCTCGCTTCTTGCTTCCTTCCCAAACTCTACATCTCCTTCAAGTCCTGCTCTAGTCATAGCCAAGAGGGTAAGAGCTCAGGTTCTGGAATCATGAGTTGATCTGAAATTAAATCCTCTCCAGTTGAACTGAAATTGTTCTGACTCTCCCAAAATACTGCTTTCATGAAGTCATGCTCATGCTCAAAAACATTCAATGGCTCCCTATTGTCTGCCAAAGTGAAACTCCTTCACCGGGCATTCCAGACTAGTGAACTGTCCCCCACCCACTTCTTCAAACTCATGTCCACATTCCCCACTATACTCGCATCATCCCTGTCCTGGCTCAGCGGCCTTGCTTACTGTTGGGAAAATGTTCCTCGGGTGagccacattcctttctactactCTTTTCCTGTGTCAGACATGCCTTACCTGGAGCAGGCTGACCCAGGGAAAATACTTTGCCCCCGAGGCCATTGGCACCACTCAGGTGAccctccctgccctccttccAGCGTGTCAGACTGGATCCCAAGGCTCTCACGCACCCTCTGACCCCCTGCCCTAGCTGGGGCCCTGCAGTGTGGAAAATgacaatggctttttttttttttttgagatggagtctcactctgtcatctaggctggagtgcggtggtgcaatcttggctcactgcaacctctgcctcctgggttcaagtgattctcttgcctcagcttcctgagtagctgggactacagtcaaccatcaccacgcccagctaactaattttttgtatttttagtagagacggggtttcaccatgttggccaggctggtctcgaattcctgacctcaggtgatccgcctgcctcagcctcccaaagtgctgggattacaggtgtgagccaccacgcccggccaacaatgACTTTTGCACCTCCCCTCCCTGTCGGGGCTGGATGTCATGTGAGACACGGGCACGGACTCAATCAGAACTTAAATAACTTAAGTGAATCCCCAGAAAATGTATGGAGTGTCCTGGACCTGTTCTTTCAGGTTGTTCTGCCCCTTCGTGTGTCCCCTTTGTGATCAGAGAGAGCTGATAATTTGTGGAAGCAGCCCTTTGGCCAGGAGTCGAGTCTCAGATGTGAGGGCTGGAACAGATGCGGAGAGGGCATCTGGCCGGGTCATCTCTGCTGGTGGTGGAACTGCTATTGGTGGGGGAAGTTTGCACAGTGACCAGGGCACAGTCTGTGTGGAGACTCAGGAGGGCCCCTCTCAGAGGCcaactgtgaccttgggcaaaacgCTTCACAAgctccctgtttgcagaagggCGAGAGGAGGGCCACCGCTCACTGCTTCATGGATACACGGGTGAGGACACGTGAGGCAATGGGTCTGAAAATACATTGAATTTTCTGGAGAAGCACTGTAATGAGGGACAAATGTGAAAAAACCAATTTGGACTTAAACTAGCATCTCAGACCTTGGAGGTTTTacaattgcaataaaaaataatgatatggccgggcagggtggctcacgcctgtaatcctagcactttacgaggctgaggcgggtggattgtttgagctcaggcaTTTGAGACGAGCCCGGGCAATGtggcaaaccctgtctccacaaaatacaaaaaattagccagatatggtggcacacacctttgattccagctactcaggggcctaaagtgagaggatcacttgaacccgggaggccaaggctgcagggagccaagattgtgccatttcactccagcctgggtgacagagtgagaccctgaatccaaagaaataatgataataataataataaaaggccaggtgtggtggctcatgcctgtagaactttgggaggccaaggcaggaagatcacttgaggccaggagtttgagaccagcctgggcaacatagtgagatcctgtctccagaaaaaaagaaaaaaattggctgggtgtggtggtgcccgtctgtagtcctagctacttgggaggctgcagcaggaagaTCCGATCGCATCAGGAGCCCAGgattggaggctgcaatgagccatgatggcgccaccgtactccagcttgggtgacagagcaagaccctgacacaaaataataacaatgatatatatatttgcctGATGTGTTACAATGTTATTgtaccttttttctcttctttcttttcttttctttctttctttctctttctttctttctttctcttttttctttctctctctctctttctttctttcttttttttgagacagaatcttactctgttgcccaggctggagtgcagtggtgcaatcttggctaactgcaacctctgcctcctgggttcaagggattctcctgcctcagcctcccaagttagctgggattacaggtgcccgccaccacacccggctaatttttgtgtttttagtagagatggggtttcgccatgctggccaggctggtgtcgaactcctgacctccggtgatctgcctgcctcggcctcacaaagtgctgggattacaggtgtgagccactgtgcctggcctgttattGTATTTAATTGCCACAGCTAAGCAGGTATTACCTCTATTTTACTCATGAGGAAACAACAgggaacatttattgagcacttactgtacgATCTCACTAATCCTTGCAATTCTCTCCTGAGGTAGGCACTGTTTTAATCCCCGTCCTATGAATTAGGAATTGATGTCCAAGATTGCCCAACAAAGTAGATGGCAGTGCCAGGAAGGGGCCCAGGCAGGCCCGCTTTGACAGTTTCCCTACACTGCCTGGAGAGACAGCTGTGCCAGGGGATTATAGCCTGGTAACCAGGTGTCTCCTGCCTCAACACCCACCACCGGGTTGTGGCCCTGAGGAATGACAGTCTCAGGGAGCCCCCACCCAGACCCTCCACGGTTCTTTGGCCCCTGGGGCCAATGT encodes the following:
- the CYGB gene encoding cytoglobin isoform X2; its protein translation is MEKVPGEMEIERRERSEELSEAERKAVQAMWARLYANCEDVGVAILVRFFVNFPSAKQYFSQFKHMEDPLEMERSPQLRKHACRVMGALNTVVENLHDPDKVSSVLALVGKAHALKHKVEPVYFKILSGVILEVVAEEFANDFPPETQRAWAKLRGLIYSHVTAAYKEVGWVQQVPNATTPPATLPSSGP
- the CYGB gene encoding cytoglobin isoform X1; its protein translation is MEKVPGEMEIERRERSEELSEAERKAVQAMWARLYANCEDVGVAILVRFFVNFPSAKQYFSQFKHMEDPLEMERSPQLRKHACRVMGALNTVVENLHDPDKVSSVLALVGKAHALKHKVEPVYFKILSGVILEVVAEEFANDFPPETQRAWAKLRGLIYSHVTAAYKEVGWVQQVPNATTHNSWRRSPEGSWGRQASCPSCC